gagaaggCGTCCAATAAAGGTTTTAGAACTTTTGCATATGTCTGCGATTTTCCAGAATAAAAGCAAAGTAAAAGTGATAATACTTAGGGTTTGTGGAGTTTCTTAGCAGCACACCGGCCCAGGCCTATGGCAAGGTGGGGGTGGCTTTCCTGCGGGCCCATTCTCCCATGCtgtcctcccccaaacccatgtGTGATGGTCCCACTGCCCACCACCCTGTGTCCAGGCCTCTCCCGGGGGTTAAGGAGAGGAGTCCCAGGAGATGTGGTTCAGTGAGGTCACGACCAGGCAGTGGGTCCCTAGGAGAAGGGTGTGGGATGCCCCCTTCAGTCCCTTGGATGAGGCCCGCTCACTCGGCCCTGCAGCCCTGAGCCACAGTTGCGTTGCTGACCCTGGCCCAGCCCGAGCCTCATCAGACCCACTGACCCCGTCACCACGGCTACCCTGGCCACCTGCTCTTTGCCAACACTGGAGGTTCACCTCCCGGGGTTCCAACGGCTCTGACCCAACCGCTCCCTTTCAAAGGAAGGGGTGCCTTCAGCACCCTCAAGCAGCCTGGGGGATCCCCGccagccccgccccacccctgcaaTAAAAGAGAGCTTTGGGCCCAGCGAGACTTCAAAGCGCTCGAGGCCCAGGTCAAAGGTAGGGCTGAGTAATCTCTGCAGGCTCTCTTGGCTGGGGGAGCCTAGGTGGGGGGGCTTCCTCGTTCCTCTCAAGGAGCCGGTAAACAGAGGTGGGCAAGGCCTCAGGCGCCGGGGCCGGGGGCCGAGCACAGGGCGCCAGACCCAAggcccaccactcaaatcccacgACCTCATAGGGCTGTTACCCCCGATTTGTGTGTCACCCAGCTGGTGGTGAACAGTGGGGATCTGAACAAGGCAGCCTGGACCCCAAGTCCTCAGCCCTCTCACAGGTCAGACCTCTTCGGGCCCCAGACCCTCATGCCAGGCAGCAGGCCCCCCACGGCCCCCAGACCTCAGCTTCCCAGCTGTGAGGCAACCCTGCTTGGACCACCCACCAGCTCCCTGCCACGTGCTGGAAGCTGCCAGCCCCACAAGGTGCCCAGGAACTGCTCTGGTGCAGTGGTGACCAGGCTGGACTCCCAGACCTCACACCTCTGGCCCCACCCCACAGAGCAGGGCGTGGAGTCCAGGGAGAGGTGACCAGAGGGGCTCAGTCCTGCTGGGTCACACCGTCCCACCCAGGCCTTGCCCTCACCTGGGAAATGGGGGCCTCAGGGCATGAAGAGGGCACCACCAACACCAGATACACAGCACTGATTTATTTCTGAAGTCCACCTGCCCCAAGACAGGTTCTCCAAAAAGGCTGGTCCCCCGCTGGGAGCACTGCCCGCACCCACCCAGCCGCTGCAGGTGATGCCTCCCAGGGACACCACCCCTCGGGGGACAGGGGGTGTCCAGATCTTGGCCAGGCTGGAAAATTCCAGTAGCGGGGTGGGGCGGGAGTAGACAATCTTTATTGTGTTCCAAGTCTGGGGATTTTTTTCGTACAAAAATAAGTCTTCATATTGCCGGTGTCCCGGGGCAGTTCAAACTAATATGCAAAAAAGAGAAGTTCTGTGCCGCTATAAAATCCTCTCCCCTTCAAAAATCTCGGTGTTGGTGCCCCAGCCCCATCCCAGTGGAGAACCTCTGGGGGCAGGGTGGTCGGGTTCCGAGGAAGCTGCCAGCCAGGCGGGGTCAAGCCGGGACGTCTCCACACTGGCACTTAGTCAGGCTGGACGGCACGGGGGGGACCGTCGGCGGAGTCCCGGCTGGGTGGTGGCTTCGCCCACGGGGACTGTGGGCCCGAGGCACGGGCCACCCACATCGCTCCCGGGTGGTGAGCGTGCTCGCCGCTCCGCgtccagggctggggctgctgggaggggaggggggacggggACGCGCATTAGTGCGGGATCCGGCCCGGCCCCACCGCCCACAAGCGAAGTCTGCAGTTTCCTTTGCTTGGCTGGTTTTGGAGCTCCAGTCCGTGGGTGCCTCGGATTCGGTCTGCGGCcccggccggggcgggggcggggcgggcgctcCAAGCCGCAGTGAGTCAGGGTTCCGCACCCGCCGACTCATTTCTGCCACCCGGCCCCGGCGCACGATTTGCAATGCAAAGTCACCCCGCCTCCCAGCGCCCTGCTCTGCCCCGGGATCCGCGTGCACTCGGGGCCTCACCCGCCCGAgggcccccttccctgctcccccttCGGCGCAGCAGCGAGAGGAAGTTTTGCAATCCCGGACAAACAAACGCCGGTCTTGCACAGGCTTGAAAAAGTTTGGGGAAAATGAAGAGTGAGCGAAATCAAAGCCGTCACCGGGGCCTGGCGCTGCGCTTGGCTGCTCTCGGGGACGCGAGCCGCGAGGCTGTCCACTCCACCCCGCCCGGCTGCCCCTGCGCCGACCCCCCTGTTCCCCGCCGCGGGAGGTTACCTCGTGGGGGGGGGCGGAGCGCTCAGTAGCCCCCTAACCAGCTGGAGAAGTCGAGCAGCTCGCGCTCCACCGGGCTGAGCGCGCCCTCGCAGCCGCTGTCGTCCGAGGAGTAGGCGGAGCGCGGCGAGCCGGGCTCCGAGCTGCCCTCGCGGCCCGGGGACGACGAAGCGCAAGAAGGCgaggcgacggcggcggcgggggtCCCGAGAGGCCCGCAGGACGCGGGGGGCCGCGCGGCTGGCGCCAGCAGCCCCTCGGCCAGGGCGGCACGCACGGCATCGTGCTCGGCCAGCAGGCGTTGCAGCGCGCGGATGTACTCCACGGCCGAGCGCAGCGTCTCCACCTTACTCAGCTTCTTGCTGGCGCCGCCGTGCGGCACGTGCTGCCGCAGCGCCTGGAACCCCAAGTTCACCAGCTTCACGCGGTTGCGCTCGCGCTCATTGCGCCGCGCCACGGCCGCCGCGCCACCCCCGGTCTCCGTCGCGCCCGGCTGTCGCCGCCGGCTGCAGCGCAGCAGCTCTGGGGATGTGAGTCGCCGCAGAGGAGCGCAGCCGCCCGAGACGCCAGGCGCGGAGGGCGCGGGCAGGGGCAGCGCACCGCTGTCCATCGCGCCCGCATCCACTCGCCCCGCAACTCCTCCGAGGCCCCGCGCGCAGCAGGAGGGGCGGACAGAGGAACGGGGGTCGGTGGGAAGACGACAGAACCCCAAGGGAGCCCCTGGAACTGTGCCGCGGGGCGACTCCCCAGGGTACGCGCTCCAGGTCGTCTGGGGCCCAGGGACAGAGAGGCTCAGGAGGCCAAGAGGTAGCAGGCCGTGCGCGCCTCGGAGCGTGGGGCGCTCGTGTCCCGCGCGTGCGGCCGGACCCTCCCCAGGTCTTCCCAGCGCGGCGCAGGCGGCTTGGTTTTAAATGTATAGATAACCCTCCTCCGCGCCGCTGCCGCCTCCTTCCTCACGCCCTCCTTCCCTCGCCTCGCCCTCCCGCCACGCTTCGCCCTCCCCCTTGCGCACACAACTTGCAAACACCAGGGCGTGAGCGCgttccccaccccatctccccgGGCGGAGTCTGCAGGTCCCCGGTGGGCCCCGAGCTCCCAACAGGTGCTTAGTGAGTCCCCCAAGGCGCAGTGCGCAGGTCCCGTGTGCGCCCCCCGCCCGACCTCCGGGAGCTGTCAGCAGGTCTCCAGTGCGCCCCCGCTGCCTGAGCCCAGTCCACAGATCCCGGGTGCAACTGTTCGGTACCCCCACCGCACGCTGCGCGCAGCCCGCTATCCGCAGAGCTGTTGATGATCCACACGCGCAGCGCGCGCCGTGGGGAGGAAGACGTGGCCTCGTGAAGGCTCACCTATCCCGGAGGCGCGCGAGACCCCCGGGGGCAGCACGCGCCGCGCCTTCTGTCCCCGCGccaccccccaactccccccccACCGCGTCCcagggggcgggggccggggtcTCAGCCAATCGTGGGCGGTCCGTTCGGCCAATCGCGGAGGGCGCGACCTCACGCCCGGCCCCCCGGGAGGAAGCGCGTACGCCAGGCGTGTGGCTCCCCGAGCGTCGCTAACAAAACTGGGTCCCGCCAGGCGGCTCCCCGCGTGCACACCTGCTCCGCGCCCCGCCGCCCACTTACGTTATTCCTTTGcggagagtgggagagggtgatGCGGGCCTTCGGGCAGGGCGGGATTGGAGGAGTGGTGCGCTGGGGTGGAGAGTTCAGGTTCCTGGGGCACCTTTCACCATCCCTGCACGCACACCTTCTGCCTGTGGtttccaggtgcccccagccttGGGGAGCCTGGAAGCCCAGGGTCTGGAGGTTTGAACGGCCGCTGTGGACCTGGGCAGCGGTCAGCCTCTGCCCTGGCCCCACAGCTTCATTTCCCATATTGCCCTAACCTGCCCCCACGTTCTGCCTTCTGGGCCCCTTACGCTCCGGCCCCTCACCTTTGGTGCCGACCCGCTATCCTGGCCCTGGCTCCGTTTTCCTCAGCCTCCCACCCCTGGCTggggcctccctctcccacccgaCCAGCACTGAGACCGAGCCGGTGGGGGAAGGTTCCTGGAAAGCTGCCTCACGCCAGGGCAGAGCCTGGCCTCCCAAGGGGGGAGGGACAAAAGGGTTTCTCCCTGACAGATGGGGAGGAATGTAGGGTCCTGAGGGGGCAGGGACTGCGGAAGTGTGCAGAATGCACCCTCAGTGGGAGAGTTTCTCCTGCCCCACTGCAGGGGAATGCCTGCCAAGTGGCTGGGCCCTCAGGAGGCCATGGCCCTGCCGGGTTTCGCCGATGCTGACCAGATCCTCCTGGGCCAGGTCTGCTGGAAAGGAGTTCTGCCGGGAGCCACTTCCCATTCTGGCTGGGGAGAGGCCCTGGATTCCTCCCAGGGATCCCCCCGGGGCCTTGTGGTGTCCACTGGCTCCCAGTTACTCTGCAGGATCTCCTGGCAAGTTGGCTTGGCCTTCCTGCTTTGGGGTGTGACCTGGCGGCTAGCACCTGCCTGGGGCCAGGTGGGGATAGGGCCCCATTGTCGCAGAAGGAAGCTGTCTCAGAGAGGACATGGACTATGTCCACAGTCACACCTCTGGCCAGTGGAGCGATCCAGGTAGAGATCAGGGCCTGGACTCTGAGTCCAGGAGGCTCAACCTTCTTCCCTGTCCAGGACAGGAGCCTtggctcctcctctctctggtcAGAGCCCACCTGCCCTTCCctggtgtaaagttagttggcaAAGCCAAGCTGGAGATGGCTGCCGTGTCAAAGGGAAATCCCCAGCATCCCGCAGATGGGCTCTTGGCAATCCTTGCCTGGACTTGTGCTCAGTCTCTGGGGCCCAGAGACCCTCAGGTACCTGTTCCCACACAAGAGACTACCCAGGCTCTAGCGGCTGCCCCAGTGGTTTCGTATTTCTCAGGATTCTCTGGTGGTGCCTCTGCTGGCTGCTGCAGCTGCTTTCAACTGCGGGGTCAGCTTGGGGGACTGCAGGAAGGCTGGGTGGCTGGGTCAGGCTCTCCACGTGGCCCTCCTCCTGCACGTCACGTCTGGGGTCCCAATGCCAGAGCACACAACCTAAAGGGTGTGGAGCTTCTTTCTGAGATGGTGCAAATCTTTTAAAATCGactgtagtgatggttgcacaactttgggAATTTGCTAAAAaccaatgaattgtacactttatttttaaagattttattgatttatttatttgagagagagaagagagaggggaggggcagagggagagagagaatccaagcagactccctgctgagtgtggagcccattgcggggctcgatctcacaaccccgagatcaccacctgaaccaaaaccaagagtcagatgtttaaccgactgtgctacccaggtgccccaaattgtacactttaaattaaTGCGCTGGGTGGTATGTGGATTCTATCTCAAAAGAGCTGTTAGAAAA
Above is a genomic segment from Halichoerus grypus chromosome 11, mHalGry1.hap1.1, whole genome shotgun sequence containing:
- the ASCL2 gene encoding achaete-scute homolog 2 translates to MDSGALPLPAPSAPGVSGGCAPLRRLTSPELLRCSRRRQPGATETGGGAAAVARRNERERNRVKLVNLGFQALRQHVPHGGASKKLSKVETLRSAVEYIRALQRLLAEHDAVRAALAEGLLAPAARPPASCGPLGTPAAAVASPSCASSSPGREGSSEPGSPRSAYSSDDSGCEGALSPVERELLDFSSWLGGY